In the Sarcophilus harrisii chromosome 3, mSarHar1.11, whole genome shotgun sequence genome, one interval contains:
- the LOC116422956 gene encoding zinc finger protein OZF-like, whose product LAKHQRIHAGEKPYECKKYGKALREQSIPVEHERIHTEKQSYICIQYGKDFQYYSKFAQHQRIHTGDKLYDCKQCGKAFTKRYYLNTHQRIHTGEKPYECNVCGKAFTLNSSLTSHQRIHTGEKPYECNECGKTFMRSYSLLEHQRIHTREKPYECNNCGKTFKWHSNLARHQRMHSGQKPYQCNECGKTFTHCSSLTKHQRIHTREKPYECNVCGKAYIKSSSLLEHQKVHTGEKPFKCNECAKTFTDRSSLTKHQRIHTGEKPYVCTECGKTFTYHSSLAVHQKIHTGEKPYECNECGKAFIQRHSLLEHQRIHTGEKPYRCNECGKTFMRSYSLLDHQRIHIGEKPYECNECGKAFIRSYCLRKHQRIHTGEKPYGCNECGKAFTKRSYLDAHQRIHTGEKSYGCNECGKAFTQCSSLGKHEKIHIGQKSHGCGTLQTKLKSCLTESAH is encoded by the coding sequence CTTGCCAAGCATCAGAGAATCCAtgctggagaaaaaccttatgaatgtaagaaATATGGGAAGGCTTTGAGAGAGCAATCTATTCCTGTTGAACATGAGAGAATTCACACAGAAAAACAATCTTACATATGCATTCAGTATGGAAAAGATTTTCAATATTATTCCAAATTTgctcaacatcagagaatccacactggagacaAGCTTTATGACTGTAagcaatgtggaaaggctttcacaaagcGCTACTACCTTAATACAcaccagagaatccacactggagaaaagccttatgaatgtaatgtatgtggaaaggctttcacccTGAACAGCAGTCTTACttcccatcagagaatccacactggagaaaagccttatgaatgtaatgaatgtggaaagactttcatgcgGAGTTACAGTCTTcttgaacatcagagaatccatactagAGAGAAGCCCTATGAATGTAACAattgtggaaagactttcaaatGGCACTCTAATCTTGCTAGGCATCAGAGAATGCACTCTGGACAGAAGCCTTatcaatgtaatgaatgtggaaagactttcacacaCTGCTCCAGTCTtactaaacatcagagaatccacactagagagaagccttatgaatgtaatgtatgTGGAAAGGCTTACATAAAGAGCTCCAGTCTTCTTGAACATCAGAAagtccacactggagagaagccttttaaatgtaatgaatgtgcaAAGACTTTCACAGATCGCTCCAGTCTtactaaacatcagagaatccacactggagagaagccttatgtaTGTActgaatgtggaaagactttcacataTCATTCCAGTCTTGCTGTccatcagaaaatccacactggggagaagccttatgaatgtaatgaatgtgggaaggctttcATACAGCGTCACAGTCTTCTTGAACATCAGAGAAtacacactggagagaagccttatagatgtaatgaatgtggaaagacgTTCATGCGCAGTTATAGTCTTCTTgaccatcagagaatccacattggagagaagccttatgaatgtaatgaatgtggaaaggctttcatacGGAGTTACTGTCTTcgtaaacatcagagaatccacactggagagaagccttatggatgtaatgaatgtggaaaggctttcacaaagcGCTCCTACCTTGatgcacatcagagaatccacactggagagaagtcTTATggatgtaatgaatgtggaaaggctttcacacagTGCAGCAGTCTTGGTAAACATGAGAAAATCCACATTGGACAGAAATCTCATGGATGTGGAACCCTTCAGACTAAGCTGAAATCTTGCTTAACAGAGAGTGCAcattag